The Nocardioides panzhihuensis genome has a segment encoding these proteins:
- a CDS encoding PIN domain-containing protein, with the protein MFRAVLDTCVLIPSMQRNFLLQLATEGAYSPLWGSGIITELDYVLERIDLKKGRDPEESAKHRQHLLEQMTRYFPGSTIEAPKKREYPYDINDLDDGHVVHAAIIGKADVIVTSDQRAGMETSLVLAEASVDVLSAHEFAANTVDAHPDAGFRAVLAISKRLKNPPRSPVELLELLEVKCAMSEVAEILAPRFVD; encoded by the coding sequence GTGTTCCGCGCTGTCCTTGATACCTGTGTGCTCATCCCCAGCATGCAGCGCAACTTCTTGCTCCAGTTGGCTACCGAGGGCGCCTACTCGCCGCTGTGGGGGAGCGGCATCATCACCGAGCTCGACTACGTCCTGGAGCGTATCGACCTCAAGAAGGGCCGCGACCCCGAAGAAAGCGCGAAGCACCGCCAGCACCTGCTCGAGCAGATGACGCGTTACTTTCCGGGTTCGACGATCGAAGCCCCGAAGAAGCGCGAGTACCCGTACGACATCAACGACCTCGATGACGGGCACGTCGTCCATGCGGCGATCATCGGCAAGGCCGACGTCATCGTGACCAGTGATCAGCGGGCCGGGATGGAGACGTCGTTGGTGCTGGCTGAAGCCTCCGTCGACGTCCTGTCTGCCCATGAGTTCGCCGCGAACACGGTCGACGCCCACCCCGACGCCGGCTTCAGGGCCGTTCTGGCGATCTCCAAGCGGTTGAAGAACCCGCCACGCTCTCCAGTTGAACTGCTCGAGTTGCTCGAGGTCAAGTGCGCCATGTCCGAGGTCGCCGAGATCCTCGCGCCGCGGTTCGTGGACTGA
- a CDS encoding PucR family transcriptional regulator — protein MSHKRPGGPPPSPVPQPLAITRALAERLLPRAEELGTVLRDTLQAKDERYATTDLIAAEELLRSCRDNMLRSLQSLADQVPADVNVFDAARITARRRADAGFPLESLLHAYRLGTEVIWAALLEEARSRAPEMLDDLLDSAVQVMQLIDLMSTAAADEYRTRELEAERRDIERRQAILEGLLEGRAADPGFATEAMRILELTSHTRIAVVVIRHRALPTGTPPSPGASLAAAGFRSEWRLRSDREIGIVDLGQATVPQLAARLSSIVNGWAGVSQETVGLADVLTEFRMAELVLASLSAGKPRVAALAERLPEVLMAANRPIAARIRSRALGDLLSVPLDKQESLLETLDHWFATNRSTSETAAKMHCHRNTVVYRLKQIEELTGCRLDDGRDQMLLRLALLTS, from the coding sequence ATGTCCCACAAGCGACCCGGAGGCCCGCCACCGTCGCCGGTCCCGCAACCCCTGGCGATCACCCGCGCGCTGGCGGAACGACTGCTCCCGCGCGCAGAGGAGCTCGGCACGGTGCTCCGGGACACCCTGCAGGCCAAGGACGAGCGCTACGCGACGACCGACCTGATCGCTGCAGAGGAGCTGCTGAGGTCATGTCGGGACAACATGCTGCGCTCCCTCCAGTCCCTGGCCGACCAGGTGCCAGCCGACGTGAACGTCTTCGACGCCGCCCGGATCACCGCGCGACGACGGGCCGACGCAGGTTTCCCGCTCGAGTCGCTGCTGCACGCGTATCGCCTCGGCACCGAGGTGATCTGGGCCGCGCTTCTCGAAGAGGCCCGCTCCCGGGCCCCCGAGATGCTGGACGACCTCTTGGACAGCGCCGTCCAGGTCATGCAGCTCATCGACCTGATGTCGACGGCCGCCGCCGACGAGTACCGGACCCGAGAGCTCGAGGCCGAACGGCGTGACATCGAGCGGAGGCAGGCGATCCTCGAAGGTCTGCTGGAAGGGCGTGCCGCAGACCCGGGTTTCGCCACCGAGGCGATGCGAATCCTGGAGCTGACCTCGCACACGCGGATCGCGGTCGTGGTGATCCGGCACCGCGCCTTGCCGACCGGAACTCCTCCATCACCGGGGGCTTCGCTCGCCGCCGCGGGGTTCCGGTCCGAGTGGCGACTGCGCTCGGACCGCGAGATCGGGATCGTCGATCTGGGGCAGGCGACGGTCCCGCAGCTGGCGGCACGCCTGTCATCGATCGTCAACGGCTGGGCCGGCGTCTCTCAGGAGACGGTGGGCCTGGCCGACGTGCTCACCGAGTTCCGGATGGCGGAGCTGGTCCTGGCGAGCCTGTCGGCCGGGAAGCCCCGCGTTGCCGCTCTGGCCGAGAGGCTCCCCGAGGTGCTGATGGCAGCCAACCGCCCGATCGCGGCCCGGATCCGGTCCCGCGCCCTGGGCGATCTGCTCTCCGTCCCGCTCGACAAGCAGGAGTCGCTCCTCGAGACCCTGGACCACTGGTTCGCCACCAACCGGTCCACCTCGGAGACCGCGGCCAAGATGCACTGCCACCGCAACACCGTGGTCTACCGCCTCAAGCAGATCGAGGAGCTGACCGGTTGTCGCCTCGACGACGGCCGCGACCAGATGCTGCTCCGGCTGGCACTGCTCACGTCCTGA
- a CDS encoding HNH endonuclease family protein — protein sequence MGRRASLAVLVVLLAVAGSAAALWLPDDAPEDVPETRRTPPAVTAEPSPAPAGARVVRRDLAALETVARRPGGLVAYARSSFGGGWADSDGNGCNQRDDVLLRDAVEVRTRPQGRCGHDVLAGTWVDPYTGRRLTFTDLKEPGQAQAIQIDHVVPLAEAWRSGASAWPEDRRRAFSNDLGNLLAVDGPTNMSKGDDDPAGWRPRKGFQCAYATRWIETKARWSLAVDDSERRALEEMLAYC from the coding sequence ATGGGTAGGCGTGCGTCGCTGGCAGTGCTGGTCGTCCTGCTGGCGGTCGCCGGCTCGGCGGCGGCGCTGTGGCTGCCCGATGACGCGCCGGAGGACGTGCCGGAGACACGACGTACGCCGCCGGCTGTGACCGCGGAGCCTTCGCCGGCGCCCGCCGGCGCACGGGTGGTGCGCCGTGACCTCGCCGCGCTGGAGACCGTCGCTAGACGCCCTGGCGGGCTGGTCGCGTACGCACGCTCGTCGTTCGGTGGCGGCTGGGCGGACAGCGACGGCAACGGATGCAACCAGCGCGACGACGTGCTCCTTCGCGATGCCGTCGAGGTGCGGACCCGGCCGCAGGGGAGGTGTGGCCACGACGTGCTCGCCGGGACCTGGGTCGACCCCTACACCGGCAGACGCCTGACCTTCACCGACCTGAAGGAGCCCGGCCAGGCCCAGGCGATCCAGATCGACCACGTCGTGCCGCTCGCGGAGGCGTGGCGGTCGGGCGCGAGCGCGTGGCCTGAGGACCGGCGTCGCGCGTTCTCGAACGATCTGGGCAACCTGCTCGCTGTCGACGGCCCGACCAACATGAGCAAGGGCGACGACGACCCGGCGGGCTGGCGTCCGCGGAAGGGGTTCCAGTGTGCGTACGCCACCCGCTGGATCGAGACCAAGGCGCGGTGGTCGCTCGCGGTCGACGACAGCGAGCGGCGGGCGCTCGAGGAGATGCTCGCCTACTGCTGA
- a CDS encoding ArsR/SmtB family transcription factor produces MAAREIVPGVDQLKALTHPVRVRMLGILRVDGPATATTLATRLGINTGATSYHLRQLAQHGFIEDDESRGNARERWWKAAHQATVTGDGDVPDTPEGRETLDAYLQTVVTIYAQRLQEAIEERALLPKEWREAFGLNDRVVRLTPSQASQVEEQVNTLIDDLEDDPDGEAVMFQFHVFPLPGHLGADQER; encoded by the coding sequence ATGGCAGCTCGCGAGATCGTCCCCGGCGTCGACCAGCTCAAGGCCCTCACCCACCCCGTGCGCGTCCGAATGCTCGGCATCCTCCGCGTCGACGGCCCGGCGACGGCGACGACGTTGGCCACCCGGCTCGGCATCAACACCGGTGCGACGTCCTACCACCTCCGGCAGCTCGCCCAACACGGGTTCATCGAGGACGACGAGAGCCGTGGCAACGCCCGGGAGAGGTGGTGGAAGGCCGCTCACCAGGCGACCGTCACCGGCGACGGGGACGTGCCGGACACTCCCGAGGGTCGCGAGACTCTGGACGCCTACCTGCAGACCGTCGTCACGATCTATGCCCAGCGCCTCCAGGAGGCGATCGAGGAACGGGCCCTGCTCCCCAAGGAGTGGCGGGAGGCCTTCGGCCTCAACGACCGCGTCGTGCGCCTGACCCCGAGCCAGGCATCCCAGGTCGAGGAGCAGGTCAACACGCTGATCGACGACCTCGAGGACGACCCCGACGGCGAGGCCGTGATGTTCCAGTTCCATGTCTTCCCGCTGCCGGGTCACCTCGGAGCCGATCAGGAGAGATAG
- a CDS encoding PadR family transcriptional regulator: protein MSLRFALLALLTSRPMTGYDVSKQFSQSVAHVWHAPDSQIYPELNRMERDGLLESAVVPWGKKGTKKEYAVTEAGVKAFREWMDAPIEIRRQREPAYLKAAYLEWAEPGAARAELEQFRDHWTEHLAMLEATRATLVDRSHPTLARRLEHYDASEWDRIVRYKIFAYDGLIEQARTAIAWAERGLVLVDELEGSPVD, encoded by the coding sequence ATGTCGCTGAGATTCGCGCTGCTCGCGCTGCTCACCTCACGCCCGATGACCGGCTACGACGTCTCCAAGCAGTTCAGCCAGTCGGTGGCCCACGTGTGGCACGCGCCGGACTCGCAGATCTATCCCGAGCTGAACCGGATGGAGCGTGACGGCCTGCTCGAGTCCGCGGTCGTGCCGTGGGGCAAGAAGGGCACGAAGAAGGAGTACGCCGTCACCGAGGCCGGGGTGAAGGCCTTCCGGGAGTGGATGGACGCGCCGATCGAGATCCGTCGGCAGCGGGAGCCGGCCTACCTCAAGGCGGCCTACCTGGAGTGGGCCGAGCCCGGGGCGGCGCGTGCCGAGCTGGAGCAGTTCCGCGACCACTGGACCGAGCACCTGGCGATGCTCGAGGCCACCCGCGCCACGCTGGTCGACCGCAGCCACCCCACGCTGGCCCGGCGCCTGGAGCACTACGACGCGAGCGAGTGGGACCGGATCGTGCGCTACAAGATCTTCGCCTACGACGGTCTCATCGAGCAGGCCCGCACCGCGATCGCCTGGGCCGAGCGTGGGCTCGTGCTCGTCGACGAGCTGGAGGGCTCTCCGGTCGACTGA
- a CDS encoding aromatic ring-hydroxylating oxygenase subunit alpha: protein MTTLDSPPVTAASKIFNFPRNAWYVAAWDHEVTAKQPLARTVADRPLALWRNSDGRAVALADACWHRLAPLSKGKVLGDEIQCPYHGLRYNSAGRCTGMPAQETINPSAIVPSYPVVERYRYVWVWVGDPDLADPDTVPDMQQMDSPEWAGDGETIYAPCNYQLLLDNLMDLTHEEFVHSSSIGQDELSEAEFEVSHDDRHVTVTRWMRDIDAPPFWLKNMRDRFPGFDGKVDRWQIIHFEAPSTIRIDVGVAKAGTGAPEGDRSQGVNGFVMNTITPETARTSHYFWAFMRNYRLDSQTITTQLRQGVHGVFGEDEEMLAAQQQAIDANPDHEFYSLNIDAGGMWVRRILDRMLQAEGLPAAAAK from the coding sequence ATGACCACACTGGATTCCCCTCCGGTCACCGCCGCGAGCAAGATCTTCAACTTCCCCCGCAACGCCTGGTACGTCGCGGCGTGGGACCACGAGGTGACCGCGAAGCAGCCGCTCGCCCGCACCGTCGCCGACCGCCCGCTGGCCCTGTGGCGCAACAGCGACGGCCGCGCGGTCGCGCTCGCCGACGCCTGCTGGCACCGGCTGGCGCCGCTGTCGAAGGGCAAGGTGCTCGGCGACGAGATCCAGTGCCCCTACCACGGCCTGCGCTACAACTCCGCCGGCCGCTGCACGGGCATGCCCGCCCAGGAGACGATCAACCCGAGCGCGATCGTCCCGTCCTACCCGGTGGTCGAGCGCTACCGCTACGTCTGGGTCTGGGTGGGCGACCCCGACCTCGCCGACCCCGACACCGTGCCCGACATGCAGCAGATGGACTCCCCGGAGTGGGCCGGCGACGGCGAGACGATCTACGCACCGTGCAACTACCAGCTGCTGCTCGACAACCTGATGGACCTCACCCACGAGGAGTTCGTGCACAGCTCGAGCATCGGTCAGGACGAGCTCTCCGAGGCCGAGTTCGAGGTGAGCCACGACGACCGCCACGTCACCGTGACCCGCTGGATGCGCGACATCGATGCGCCTCCGTTCTGGCTGAAGAACATGCGCGACAGGTTCCCCGGCTTCGACGGCAAGGTCGACCGCTGGCAGATCATCCACTTCGAGGCCCCCTCGACGATCCGCATCGACGTCGGCGTCGCCAAGGCCGGCACCGGCGCCCCCGAGGGCGATCGCAGCCAGGGCGTGAACGGCTTCGTGATGAACACGATCACTCCGGAGACCGCGCGCACCTCGCACTACTTCTGGGCCTTCATGCGCAACTACCGACTGGACAGCCAGACCATCACCACCCAGCTGCGCCAGGGCGTCCACGGCGTCTTCGGCGAGGACGAGGAGATGCTGGCCGCGCAGCAGCAGGCGATCGACGCGAACCCGGACCACGAGTTCTACAGCCTCAACATCGACGCCGGCGGGATGTGGGTACGCCGGATCCTGGACCGCATGCTGCAGGCGGAGGGTCTCCCCGCCGCGGCGGCGAAGTAG
- a CDS encoding MFS transporter, with translation MNLRARIDAAAMTPYQWMVVALCVLLNCLDGFDVMAMAFTASSLSEEFSLSGSELGVLLSAGLVGMAVGSLALAPIADVIGRRPLILISVGLATLGMLLSAAAPSAVLLGLARVVTGLGVGGILASTNVIASEYASARWRGLAIGLYTAGYGIGATLGGVAARAMLTDLGWRSVFVAGGIATGAALVLLLVLLPESVDFLVQRRPRQAVERINRILGRLGHPAVTAETLAATPRATTRHRSGNPGVLLSADLRRSTLLIWVAFLATMFGFYFVNSWTPQLLVTSGLSEADAVTAGMMLALGGTAGSVLYGLVASRLDSRLVLIAFTVLSAVTMVVFITSTALLTVALVIGVVVGALINGCIAGLYTITPAVYGTEIRSTGMGWAIGIGRIGAILSPMLAGRLLDSSWTPVNLYVGAAVVVAISAVALVFLRTGQSARTVPDVASA, from the coding sequence ATGAACCTTCGTGCGCGCATAGACGCCGCGGCGATGACGCCCTATCAGTGGATGGTCGTCGCGCTCTGCGTCCTGCTGAACTGTCTGGACGGATTCGACGTGATGGCCATGGCCTTCACCGCCTCCTCGCTGTCCGAGGAGTTCTCGCTCAGCGGCTCGGAGCTCGGTGTGCTGCTGAGCGCCGGCCTGGTCGGCATGGCGGTCGGCTCGCTGGCGCTGGCTCCGATCGCCGACGTCATCGGGCGCCGGCCGCTGATCCTGATCAGTGTCGGCCTCGCGACCCTCGGCATGCTGCTCTCCGCGGCCGCCCCGTCCGCCGTCCTGCTCGGCCTCGCCCGCGTGGTCACCGGGCTCGGTGTCGGCGGCATCCTGGCCAGCACCAACGTGATCGCGAGCGAGTACGCCTCGGCGCGCTGGCGCGGCCTGGCGATCGGCCTCTACACCGCCGGCTACGGCATCGGCGCCACCCTCGGCGGCGTGGCCGCACGCGCCATGCTGACCGACCTCGGCTGGCGCAGCGTCTTCGTCGCCGGTGGTATCGCGACCGGGGCCGCGCTGGTGCTCCTGCTCGTGCTGCTGCCCGAGTCGGTCGACTTCCTGGTCCAGCGCCGCCCGCGCCAGGCCGTCGAGCGGATCAACCGGATCCTCGGACGCCTCGGCCACCCGGCGGTCACCGCGGAGACGCTGGCGGCCACGCCGCGGGCGACGACCCGGCATCGCAGCGGCAACCCCGGCGTACTCCTGAGTGCTGACCTGCGCCGCTCCACCCTGCTCATCTGGGTGGCGTTCCTCGCCACGATGTTCGGTTTCTACTTCGTCAACAGCTGGACCCCGCAGCTTCTGGTGACCTCGGGGCTGTCGGAGGCGGACGCGGTCACCGCCGGGATGATGCTGGCGCTGGGCGGCACCGCCGGCTCGGTGCTCTACGGTCTCGTCGCCTCCCGGCTGGACAGCCGCCTGGTCCTGATCGCCTTCACCGTGCTGTCAGCGGTGACGATGGTCGTCTTCATCACCAGCACGGCACTGCTCACCGTCGCACTGGTCATCGGCGTCGTCGTCGGCGCACTCATCAACGGCTGCATCGCCGGGCTCTACACGATCACCCCGGCCGTCTACGGCACCGAGATCCGCAGCACCGGCATGGGCTGGGCGATCGGCATCGGCCGCATCGGGGCCATCCTGTCGCCGATGCTCGCCGGGCGCCTGCTCGACTCCTCGTGGACGCCGGTCAACCTGTACGTCGGTGCTGCCGTCGTCGTCGCGATCTCGGCCGTCGCACTGGTCTTCCTGCGCACCGGGCAGTCCGCGCGGACCGTTCCCGACGTGGCCTCGGCCTAG
- a CDS encoding tyrosine-type recombinase/integrase, which yields MRISEAVELDVGDVPFTERKGIVRVRLGKGEKPRDIPLPGPSSALRALAAWRAHRRDQLGMPDDAGPLFVTRGERLAERSIRDVVTSHNDVNSTVVYTGPRADHLASAIDGVIRRLREPSPG from the coding sequence GTGAGGATCTCCGAGGCCGTCGAGCTCGACGTCGGTGACGTCCCCTTCACCGAGCGAAAAGGCATCGTCCGCGTCCGCCTAGGCAAGGGCGAGAAGCCCCGCGACATCCCGCTCCCCGGCCCGTCCTCGGCGCTGCGGGCGCTCGCGGCCTGGCGTGCCCACCGCCGCGACCAGCTCGGCATGCCCGACGACGCTGGCCCGCTGTTCGTCACCCGCGGCGAGCGCCTTGCCGAACGCTCCATCCGCGACGTCGTGACCAGCCACAACGACGTCAACAGCACCGTGGTCTACACCGGCCCCCGCGCCGATCACCTCGCATCGGCGATCGACGGGGTCATACGAAGGTTGAGGGAGCCGTCGCCGGGGTGA
- a CDS encoding excisionase family DNA-binding protein, whose amino-acid sequence MTVAHQSALPNEELAEQSAEVLSFLEAHESRHGKKPEPTYFLCGADEHERVELTEGIYEMVKSLLSALADRKSVQILALDQELTTQQAAELLGLSRPTVVKLIKSGEIPAHVPGVNRRKLRLADVLAYKDLLYKQRNEFIAESSAAYEGDEDLVDVDDLLNEARKNR is encoded by the coding sequence ATGACCGTTGCGCATCAGAGCGCCCTCCCGAACGAGGAGCTCGCCGAGCAGAGCGCCGAGGTTCTCAGCTTCCTCGAGGCCCACGAGTCACGACACGGGAAGAAGCCGGAGCCGACCTACTTCCTGTGCGGTGCCGACGAGCACGAGCGAGTCGAGTTGACCGAGGGCATCTATGAGATGGTCAAAAGCCTCCTTAGCGCGCTGGCTGATCGGAAGTCGGTTCAGATCCTTGCGCTCGACCAAGAGCTCACCACCCAGCAGGCAGCCGAGCTCCTCGGCCTAAGCCGGCCCACCGTGGTCAAGCTCATCAAGTCCGGCGAGATCCCGGCGCACGTTCCTGGAGTGAACCGCCGCAAGCTGCGGCTAGCCGACGTTCTGGCCTACAAGGACCTGCTCTACAAGCAGCGCAACGAGTTCATTGCTGAGTCGTCGGCCGCCTATGAGGGCGATGAGGACCTGGTCGACGTCGACGATCTCCTCAACGAGGCGCGTAAGAACCGCTAA
- a CDS encoding PDR/VanB family oxidoreductase, producing MAVNTQTWWQKGRVAECDELAEGVRRIVLCPDRPVHAAPGTHVDLRLDLDGHARKRSYSVVRSEDGGRRLTLGVQLAPTSRGGSRHMHGLEVGDVVEMTGPVQSFPLGVGADRYVLVAGGIGITALVAMAETLRRRGADYTLVLAGRSRRVMAYLDHLVDTHGDRVRVFVDDEDVRLDVESLVGEVAGSPAATRTEMYMCGPIRLMDAIRRAWAAHDLPEPNLRFETFGSSGAWAAEDFVVHLPQLDRSVHVSRDSSMLDALEDAGVEVMWDCRKGECGICQVKVLDVSGRIDHRDVFLSQQQKEAYASLCLCVARAARGDSESGSADPAAVTLHLP from the coding sequence ATGGCCGTCAACACCCAGACCTGGTGGCAGAAGGGCCGCGTGGCCGAGTGCGACGAGCTCGCCGAAGGCGTACGCCGCATCGTGCTCTGTCCCGACCGACCCGTCCACGCCGCGCCCGGCACCCATGTCGACCTCCGGCTCGACCTCGACGGGCATGCCCGCAAGCGGTCCTACTCGGTCGTCCGCTCCGAGGACGGTGGCCGCCGGCTCACCCTCGGTGTCCAGCTCGCCCCGACGTCTCGCGGTGGCTCCCGCCACATGCACGGCCTCGAGGTCGGTGACGTCGTCGAGATGACCGGTCCGGTCCAGAGCTTCCCGCTCGGGGTCGGCGCCGACCGCTACGTCCTGGTCGCCGGTGGCATCGGCATCACGGCGCTGGTCGCGATGGCCGAAACCCTGCGCCGCCGCGGCGCCGACTACACGCTCGTCCTGGCCGGCCGCAGCCGACGCGTGATGGCCTACCTCGACCACCTCGTCGACACCCACGGCGACCGGGTCCGGGTGTTCGTCGACGACGAGGACGTACGCCTCGACGTGGAGTCGCTGGTCGGCGAGGTCGCCGGATCCCCGGCGGCGACGCGGACGGAGATGTACATGTGCGGCCCGATCCGGCTCATGGACGCGATCCGTCGCGCCTGGGCCGCCCATGACCTGCCCGAGCCCAACCTCCGGTTCGAGACCTTCGGCAGCAGCGGAGCCTGGGCGGCGGAGGACTTCGTCGTGCATCTCCCCCAGCTCGACCGCTCGGTCCACGTGAGCCGGGACAGCTCCATGCTCGACGCGCTCGAGGACGCCGGAGTCGAGGTGATGTGGGACTGCCGCAAGGGCGAGTGCGGGATCTGCCAGGTCAAGGTCCTCGACGTCAGCGGCCGGATCGACCACCGCGACGTCTTCCTGAGTCAACAGCAGAAGGAGGCGTACGCATCTCTGTGCCTCTGCGTCGCCCGAGCCGCCCGCGGCGATTCGGAGTCGGGCTCGGCCGACCCCGCCGCCGTCACCCTCCACCTTCCGTGA
- a CDS encoding FAD/NAD(P)-binding protein: MTTDAAPPMPTSSPMVAIVGGGASGTLTAINLLRRGASVTLFESRGEAGYGVAYSTTDGRHLLNVRANNMSGFPDDRDDLLDWAAAAAAGVELGPTDFLPRRDYSRYLRDRLAQAAEAGQGTLETVGETVIDVEPIGPGFRILTSDDDEGHAADAVVLAYGNPPPQPLAGLPEASWNLSDPWDVARISALPKDATVLVVGTGLTAIDTTVTLLDDSPARRVIMVSRHGLVPSPHVDDQFTSWVTPVPDGPLTADGIAALVREQIEHATGLGVDWRAVIDGLRGPTQSIWRRLPELERRRFRELYAREWEVRRHRMAPRIAAFLRAYQAEGRLEILGGGVLGCGTDTAGRPVVSLADGDHMVTAVINCTGPSPDITRTDNPLLLALQKRGLIAPDPLRLGIDVTEDGHVIGAGGRVVPNLLTVGPPCKGALYEATAIPEIRVQAAAVAAHLTSE; the protein is encoded by the coding sequence GTGACGACAGATGCCGCGCCGCCCATGCCGACCTCCAGCCCCATGGTGGCGATCGTCGGGGGAGGAGCGAGTGGCACGCTGACTGCGATCAACCTGCTCCGCCGGGGCGCGTCGGTGACGCTGTTCGAGTCGCGGGGCGAGGCCGGGTACGGGGTCGCCTACTCGACCACCGACGGCCGTCATCTCCTCAACGTTCGGGCCAACAACATGTCCGGTTTCCCCGACGATCGTGACGACCTGCTCGACTGGGCGGCAGCGGCAGCGGCCGGCGTCGAGCTCGGGCCGACCGACTTCCTGCCCCGGCGCGACTACTCACGTTACCTGCGCGACCGGCTCGCTCAGGCCGCCGAGGCCGGCCAGGGGACGCTGGAGACCGTTGGTGAGACGGTGATCGACGTCGAGCCGATCGGTCCGGGCTTTCGGATCCTGACCAGCGACGACGATGAGGGTCATGCCGCGGATGCCGTCGTTCTCGCCTACGGCAACCCGCCGCCCCAGCCGCTGGCCGGCCTGCCTGAGGCGTCGTGGAACCTTTCGGACCCGTGGGACGTGGCCCGGATCAGTGCCTTGCCGAAGGATGCGACCGTGCTCGTCGTCGGCACCGGCCTCACCGCCATAGACACGACGGTCACGCTCCTCGACGACTCCCCGGCCCGCCGGGTGATCATGGTCAGCCGCCACGGCCTGGTCCCGAGTCCCCACGTCGACGACCAGTTCACCTCCTGGGTGACCCCGGTCCCCGACGGCCCGCTGACCGCCGACGGCATCGCCGCGCTCGTACGCGAGCAGATCGAGCACGCGACCGGTCTCGGCGTCGACTGGCGTGCTGTCATCGACGGCCTCCGCGGCCCGACCCAGTCGATCTGGCGCCGCCTGCCGGAGCTGGAGCGCCGGCGCTTCCGTGAGCTCTACGCCCGCGAGTGGGAGGTACGCCGCCACCGGATGGCCCCGCGCATCGCAGCCTTCCTGAGGGCCTACCAGGCCGAGGGACGTCTGGAGATCCTCGGCGGCGGGGTGCTCGGCTGCGGGACGGACACCGCCGGGCGGCCGGTCGTCTCCCTGGCCGACGGCGACCACATGGTGACCGCGGTGATCAACTGCACCGGCCCGTCACCCGACATCACCCGCACCGACAACCCTCTCCTGCTGGCGCTCCAGAAGCGTGGCCTGATCGCCCCCGACCCTCTCCGCCTCGGCATCGACGTCACCGAGGACGGCCACGTCATCGGGGCAGGCGGTCGCGTCGTACCGAATCTTCTGACCGTCGGCCCGCCCTGCAAGGGCGCGCTCTACGAGGCCACCGCCATCCCCGAGATCCGGGTCCAGGCCGCCGCCGTAGCCGCCCACCTGACCTCCGAGTAG
- a CDS encoding MFS transporter, which translates to MKLPLYGWLAAETISLVGTRISMLALPWFVLETTGSPTKAGLIALFELTPLVLSKIFGGPVIDRIGPRRVAISCDLGSAVVIGLIPLLYAADLLHFPILLLLVALAGTLRGPGDAAKSSMIPQLVEAAGVPTERVTGLHSFVERTASMLGAAAAGLLIGLVGATDAIVIDAASFALAALVLAATTAGLTRARHTGSEERAERTTAIPYRAQLAEGWHFLRRDRVLMGIAFMVALTNLIDLAWSSVLMPVWGREHAGPETIGLLFATFSGFSAVGSAVAAAIGNRMRRYPTYLACFLIAGIPRFLVLAFGAPLWVVFVVFAIGGTASGFINPILGALQFERIPAHVLGRVMSLISAFAWGLMPLGGLLGGSLVSAFGLTTALVACGIAYFVVTMFPAIDPTWKQIERRPNKPLVAAGS; encoded by the coding sequence ATGAAGCTCCCCCTCTACGGCTGGCTCGCCGCCGAGACCATCTCGCTGGTCGGCACCCGCATCTCGATGCTGGCACTGCCTTGGTTCGTGCTCGAGACGACCGGCAGTCCCACCAAGGCCGGCCTGATCGCGCTCTTCGAGCTGACACCGCTGGTGCTCAGCAAGATCTTCGGCGGCCCGGTCATCGACCGCATCGGCCCACGCCGCGTCGCGATCTCCTGCGACCTCGGCTCGGCCGTCGTGATCGGCCTCATTCCCCTTCTGTACGCAGCAGACCTGCTGCACTTCCCGATCCTGCTGCTCCTCGTCGCGCTCGCCGGCACACTGCGCGGCCCTGGTGACGCCGCGAAGTCGTCGATGATCCCGCAGCTCGTCGAGGCAGCCGGCGTGCCGACAGAGCGGGTGACCGGGCTCCACTCGTTCGTCGAGCGCACCGCCTCGATGCTCGGCGCCGCCGCGGCGGGCCTGCTGATCGGCCTGGTCGGTGCGACCGACGCGATCGTGATCGACGCCGCCTCGTTCGCACTCGCCGCGCTGGTGCTCGCCGCGACGACGGCCGGACTCACCCGTGCTCGACACACGGGATCCGAGGAGCGGGCGGAACGGACCACCGCCATCCCCTATCGGGCCCAGCTGGCCGAGGGCTGGCACTTCCTTCGCCGGGACCGGGTCCTCATGGGGATCGCATTCATGGTCGCGCTCACCAACCTGATCGACCTCGCCTGGAGCAGCGTGCTGATGCCCGTATGGGGCCGGGAGCACGCCGGCCCCGAGACGATCGGCCTGCTGTTCGCCACCTTCTCCGGTTTCTCCGCGGTGGGATCGGCGGTGGCGGCGGCCATCGGCAACCGGATGCGCCGCTACCCGACGTACCTGGCCTGCTTCCTCATCGCCGGGATCCCGCGGTTCCTGGTGCTCGCCTTCGGGGCGCCGTTGTGGGTCGTGTTCGTGGTCTTCGCGATCGGCGGGACCGCCAGCGGGTTCATCAACCCGATCCTCGGAGCGCTCCAGTTCGAGCGGATCCCCGCGCACGTGCTCGGCCGGGTGATGTCGCTGATCTCTGCGTTCGCCTGGGGTCTGATGCCGCTCGGAGGCCTGCTCGGTGGCAGCCTGGTCTCCGCGTTCGGACTGACCACGGCCCTGGTGGCCTGCGGGATCGCCTACTTCGTGGTCACGATGTTCCCCGCGATCGACCCGACCTGGAAGCAGATAGAGCGGCGCCCTAACAAGCCTCTCGTAGCCGCGGGATCCTAG